One window of the Rosa rugosa chromosome 3, drRosRugo1.1, whole genome shotgun sequence genome contains the following:
- the LOC133740666 gene encoding 1-aminocyclopropane-1-carboxylate oxidase homolog 1-like, with product MYNKMANTQERLQQLKAFDESKAGVKGLVDDGITKVPSIFICKPEDPLAEDIPSFGNPTGQHQFSIPVVDLGDVVAGRPAKVIQDIRRAAESVGFFYVVNHGIPKTVLEEMLEATHGFYELPREVKAEYYTRDPMRKVKYFSSYNLYQSKFATWRDSLFCDMAPEPLDPQELPLVCRDITMEYSNQVHKLGVTLFELLSEALGLKPDHLISLDCEKEHLIASHYYPPCPEPELTIGTANHSDGTFITILLQDHIGGLQVLHENQWFDVLPLPGALIVNIGNFMQIISNDKFISVDHRVLAKKEGPRVSVGCFFRPATSDNSSRLYEPIKELTCKENPPIYRTITTKEYFTEYYKNSINEVPVLQSLKL from the exons ATGTACAACAAAATGGCCAATACTCAAGAGCGTCTGCAACAGCTAAAGGCCTTTGACGAATCCAAAGCTGGTGTCAAAGGTCTTGTTGATGATGGAATCACCAAAGTCCCATCCATTTTCATATGCAAGCCAGAAGATCCCTTAGCCGAGGACATCCCAAGTTTCGGCAATCCAACTGGCCAACACCAATTCAGTATTCCAGTTGTGGACCTTGGTGATGTTGTCGCCGGAAGGCCTGCTAAGGTGATTCAAGATATCCGACGGGCTGCAGAGAGTGTGGGGTTCTTTTATGTGGTTAACCATGGGATACCCAAGACAGTGTTGGAGGAGATGCTCGAGGCGACGCATGGGTTTTATGAGCTGCCAAGGGAGGTGAAGGCTGAGTACTATACTAGGGATCCCATGAGGAAGGTCAAATACTTTAGTAGCTATAATTTGTACCAGTCAAAGTTTGCTACTTGGAGGGACAGCTTGTTTTGTGACATGGCTCCGGAGCCTCTTGATCCCCAAGAATTGCCTCTGGTTtgcag GGATATAACTATGGAGTATTCTAATCAAGTACACAAATTAGGTGTCACTTTGTTTGAATTGCTATCTGAGGCACTTGGACTCAAACCTGACCATCTTATCAGTTTGGATTGCGAAAAAGAGCATCTTATTGCTAGTCACTACTATCCTCCATGTCCTGAGCCTGAGCTCACAATTGGCACAGCCAACCACTCAGATGGCACTTTCATAACAATTCTACTTCAAGATCATATTGGTGGACTTCAGGTTTTGCATGAAAACCAGTGGTTTGATGTTCTTCCTCTGCCTGGAGCTCTAATAGTCAACATTGGAAATTTTATGCAG ATAATCTCAAATGATAAGTTCATAAGCGTTGATCATAGAGTGTTGGCAAAGAAAGAAGGTCCAAGAGTATCTGTGGGATGTTTTTTCCGACCTGCTACGTCGGATAATTCGTCGAGGCTGTACGAGCCAATTAAAGAGTTGACATGCAAAGAAAATCCACCCATTTATAGAACAATTACCACGAAAGAATATTTTACGGAGTATTACAAAAACTCTATAAATGAGGTCCCTGTTCTACAATCTTTGAAGTTGTGA
- the LOC133740066 gene encoding uncharacterized protein LOC133740066, with product MSNSNILDFVPLDYAGKRYLMWAQDVELHLISRDLLHTIQELCHKGTAPDPQTEIDNSRALALMMRHMDRDLRFEFMNEDSAIKLWQALRERYGNVRDSIPLNLEAEWNDLRFSDFDTVIQFYSEALHITGMMRFCAKTIIEEQLIEKTLNTFPVYAMRSCDLFRTHINARRITSFQQLIEAMESYGNC from the coding sequence atgtcaaactcgaacatactcgattttgttccattggattatgcaggcaaaagatacctaatgtgggctcaggatgttgagctccaccttatttcccgtgacttattgcatacaatccaagagctttgtcataAAGGAactgctccagaccctcaaactgagatcgACAATTCTAGGGCACTTGCCCTAATGATGCGTCACATGGATAGGGACCTCAGGTTTGagttcatgaatgaggatagcgctataaagctatggcaagcgcttcgtgaacgttatggtaacgttcgtgactccatccctctaaatttagaagcagaatggaatgatcttcgcttctctgactttgatacagtcatacaattttattcggaagctctccaCATCACAGGAATGATGCGCTTCTGTGCCAAGACGATCatagaagaacaattgattgagaaaaccctcaataccttccctgtctatgctatgaggtcctgtgatttatttcgtactcatataaatgcaagacggatcacaagctttcaacagcttattgaagctatggaaagctatggaaattgctga